The following are encoded in a window of Fusarium falciforme chromosome 11, complete sequence genomic DNA:
- a CDS encoding NACHT-sigma domain-containing protein, translating to MISADPSSLSYRFYNASPMRRLRAKFPRRKQHRTGDNSLEIHQQQETSRGHGPPGPPSRHDTDLRPPSESTPVPSFPDGVEVLHDCRDATIDICFVHGLTGNRDSTWTANGQSKPWPQTLLPPKLSRARILTYGYDAYIVRKSVASTNGLIDHAANLLNDLSTDRACSDASSRPLVFVAHSLGGLVCKEAILLSRSNPEPHLRGLFDCTKGIVFLGTPHRGSWMADWARIPASALGIVKSTNTSLLKILETDDKYLQSVQDRFWSMVREQQKAGRDLEVTCFFEELPLSGVGKVVSKDSATLESYNAISIHANHSNMVKFSSVDDNGFKRLLGELIRWESQTRNSAARQPRRPIEEAPIKKSANSSFNNFGPGDQLNAPGGTVNKSTGSGNQFPGATFSGTVQFG from the coding sequence ATGATCTCCGCCGACCCGAGCTCCCTTTCCTATCGATTCTACAACGCATCGCCGATGAGGAGATTGCGAGCGAAATTTCCGCGGCGGAAACAGCATCGGACTGGCGACAATTCGCTGGAAATTCATCAACAGCAGGAGACAAGCCGCGGCCACGGCCCGCCTGGTCCTCCATCGCGCCACGACACAGACCTCCGGCCACCCTCTGAGAGCACTCCAGTTCCCTCCTTCCCGGACGGAGTTGAAGTTCTGCACGACTGCCGCGACGCCACCATCGACATCTGCTTTGTCCACGGTCTGACTGGCAATCGGGACAGCACCTGGACCGCGAATGGGCAGTCCAAACCCTGGCCCCAGACGCTCCTGCCGCCCAAGCTCAGCAGGGCTCGCATACTCACGTACGGCTACGACGCGTACATCGTGCGGAAATCAGTAGCATCGACAAATGGGCTGATCGATCATGCCGCGAACCTCTTGAACGACCTGTCGACCGACAGAGCCTGTTCCGATGCGTCCTCTCGACCGCTAGTCTTTGTTGCCcacagcctcggcggcctcgtCTGCAAGGAAGCCATTCTTCTCTCCCGAAGCAACCCCGAACCACATCTCCGGGGCCTATTCGACTGCACCAAGGGCATCGTATTCCTGGGCACGCCTCACAGGGGATCCTGGATGGCCGACTGGGCCAGGATTCCGGCTTCGGCCCTTGGGATCGTCAAGTCCACCAACACGTCGTTGTTGAAGATCTTGGAGACAGACGACAAGTACCTCCAGTCCGTTCAAGATCGGTTCTGGTCTATGGTACGGGAACAGCAGAAGGCCGGCCGGGATCTCGAGGTTACGTGCTTCTTTGAAGAACTGCCTTTGTCTGGAGTCGGAAAAGTCGTCTCCAAGGACTCGGCTACCCTTGAGAGTTACAACGCGATCAGCATCCACGCCAACCATAGCAACATGGTCAAGTTCAGCTCCGTGGACGATAATGGTTTCAAAAGGCTACTTGGCGAGCTGATTAGATGGGAATCGCAAACCAGGAACTCAGCTGCCAGGCAACCAAGACGGCCGATAGAAGAAGCCCCGATAAAAAAGTCGGCCAACTCGTCCTTCAACAACTTTGGCCCCGGCGACCAACTCAACGCTCCTGGCGGTACCGTGAACAAGAGCACGGGCAGTGGCAACCAATTTCCTGGGGCTACTTTCTCTGGGACTGTGCAATTTGGCTAA
- a CDS encoding NACHT domain-containing protein: MAIPNTGEGALILSFFFHGRGSELQKTPLGLFRSLFHQLLRRVPEALTDLVDTFQQRCETIGKPGEEWQWHPRELQRFFESSLLKVLNTCPVWLLVDALDECGEENAVNLAEEFKSLLRRLPPSGLKHFHICFTCRHYPILDLDGAFEVYVEKENQKDISTFVQDKLSSFRGRTSSTIPELITKCAGGVFLWAWLVVKQVLGLERKGAGLKEIEAEIRSVPQELDTLYRELIRVMSPDSLKLMQWICFATRPLSLDELRWAMVIEADCRYRSLYECQQAGDYPSYDDGMKRRVQTLSCGLAEVTLSSGNGDENLSEPDSSSKSIDSSIRTGVTPSSHAQVVQFIHQSVKDFFVEKGLSDLDYSVTSTDTAIGMAHFRLSRICIRYLAMEEIDRSINYGRDKLTIDFPFLHYATTSWVKHTKQSDARSISQEDLLEYFAGPSNTLVERWVRIYRILETYSDDCPAEGTSVVHVMSRYGVAGVLWAILERADQAGINIDAKDSHGRTPLWWAAENGHEAVVRLLLKRCAYTDAADKWGRTPLLLAAANGHEAIVRLLVDRGAHTDAADKWGRTPLLLAAGNGHEAIVRLLLDLGAHTEAVDEWGRTLLSYAAERGHEAIVRLLLDRGAHTDAADEGGRTPLSIAAANGHGAVVRLLLERGAHTDAADKWGSTPLWRAAENGHGAVVRLLLDRGARTEAADKWGSTPLSIAAASGHEAVMRLLLERGAYTDAADKWGSTPLSYAAANGHGAVVRLLLERGAYTDVADKWDRRPLLLATGNGHEAIVRLLVDRGAHTDAADKWGSTPLSWAAANGYKAIVRLLLDGGAHTEAADKWGRTPLSWAAANGHEAVVRLLLDRGAHIEAPDMWGRTPLSYAAEKGREAAVRLLQFHGAQLSSTTSP; encoded by the coding sequence ATGGCGATACCCAATACCGGAGAGGGAGCCTTGATCCTCTCATTCTTCTTCCACGGTCGTGGCTCTGAACTCCAAAAGACGCCGTTGGGCCTCTTCCGGTCGCTCTTTCACCAACTCCTACGCCGGGTCCCTGAGGCACTAACAGACCTTGTGGACACATTCCAACAACGGTGCGAAACCATTGGCAAGCCAGGCGAAGAGTGGCAGTGGCACCCGCGCGAGCTGCAACGATTCTTCGAATCATCGCTTCTGAAGGTCTTGAATACTTGCCCAGTCTGGTTGTTGGTCGATGCGTTAGACGAATGTGGCGAAGAGAACGCAGTGAACCTAGCTGAGGAATTCAAGTCCTTGCTCCGGAGGCTCCCGCCTAGCGGCTTGAAACACTTTCACATCTGCTTCACTTGTCGTCACTACCCGATTCTGGACCTGGATGGCGCGTTCGAAGTATACGTAGAGAAAGAGAACCAGAAGGACATATCGACTTTCGTGCAAGATAAGCTCTCTTCGTTCCGTGGACGAACATCATCCACGATTCCGGAATTGATCACGAAATGCGCCGGCGGCGTTTTCTTATGGGCGTGGCTTGTGGTGAAACAAGTTCTGGGCCTAGAGCGGAAGGGTGCCGGATTGAAGGAGATCGAGGCTGAAATTCGTTCGGTCCCTCAAGAGCTCGATACCTTATACCGCGAACTCATCCGGGTCATGAGCCCAGACTCGCTGAAACTCATGCAATGGATCTGCTTTGCCACGCGGCCTTTGTCACTGGATGAATTGCGATGGGCCATGGTCATCGAGGCCGATTGCCGATACCGGTCATTATATGAATGCCAGCAGGCAGGGGATTACCCATCCTACGACGACGGGATGAAGAGGCGAGTTCAGACGCTGAGCTGCGGTCTTGCCGAGGTCACACTATCATCTGGTAACGGGGATGAGAACCTATCAGAACCGGACAGCAGCTCAAAGTCTATTGACTCATCAATCAGGACGGGGGTCACGCCGTCATCCCATGCGCAGGTTGTCCAGTTCATCCACCAGTCCGTCAAGGACTTTTTCGTTGAGAAAGGCCTGTCAGATCTAGACTACAGCGTAACGTCGACTGACACGGCAATCGGAATGGCGCACTTCCGCCTATCTAGGATTTGCATACGCTATCTAGcgatggaggagattgatCGGTCAATAAACTACGGGCGTGATAAGCTAACAATCGACTTTCCTTTCCTGCATTACGCCACGACCTCGTGGGTAAAGCACACGAAGCAGAGTGATGCTAGAAGTATCTCTCAAGAGGATCTTCTGGAATATTTCGCAGGGCCATCAAACACTCTTGTGGAACGATGGGTGCGTATTTACAGAATATTAGAGACATATTCTGATGACTGTCCGGCAGAAGGGACTAGTGTAGTACACGTTATGTCGAGGTATGGAGTGGCAGGAGTGTTATGGGCTATTTTGGAAAGGGCAGACCAAGCTGGCATTAATATCGATGCCAAAGATTCGCATGGCCGGACGCCGCTATGGTGGGCCGCCGAGAACGGGCACGAGGCTGTCGTGCGGCTGCTCCTCAAGCGGTGTGCCTACACCGACGCGGCGGATAAGTGGGGCCGGACGCCACTATTATTGGCCGCCGCGAACGGGCACGAGGCCATCGTGCGGCTCCTCGTCGACCGGGGTGCCCACACCGACGCGGCGGACAAGTGGGGCCGGACGCCACTGTTGTTGGCCGCCGGGAACGGGCACGAGGCTATTGTGCggctgctcctcgacctAGGCGCCCACACCGAGGCAGTGGACGAATGGGGCCGGACGCTGCTATCATATGCTGCCGAGAGAGGGCACGAGGCCATCGTGCGGCTGCTCCTCGATCGGGGCGCCCACACCGACGCGGCGGACGAGGGGGGCCGGACGCCGCTGTCGATAGCCGCCGCGAACGGGCACGGGGCCGTCGTGcggctgctcctcgagcGGGGTGCCCACACCGACGCGGCGGACAAGTGGGGCTCGACGCCGCTGTGGCGGGCCGCCGAGAACGGGCACGGGGCCGTCGTGCGGCTGCTCCTCGACCGGGGCGCCCGCACCGAGGCAGCGGATAAGTGGGGCTCGACACCGCTATCGATAGCCGCCGCGAGCGGGCATGAGGCCGTCATGCGGCTGCTTCTCGAGCGGGGTGCCTACACCGACGCGGCGGATAAGTGGGGCTCGACGCCGCTGTCATATGCCGCCGCGAACGGGCACGGGGCCGTCGTGcggctgctcctcgagcGGGGTGCCTACACCGACGTGGCGGACAAGTGGGACCGGAGGCCACTGTTGTTGGCCACCGGGAACGGGCATGAGGCCATCGTGCGGCTCCTCGTCGACCGGGGTGCCCACACCGACGCGGCGGACAAGTGGGGCTCGACGCCGCTGTCGTGGGCCGCCGCGAACGGGTATAAGGCCATCGTGCGGCTGCTCCTCGATGGGGGTGCCCACACCGAGGCAGCGGACAAGTGGGGCCGGACGCCGCTATCATGGGCCGCCGCGAACGGGCACGAGGCCGTCGTGCGACTGCTCCTCGACCGAGGCGCCCACATCGAGGCGCCGGACATGTGGGGCCGGACGCCGCTATCGTATGCCGCCGAGAAGGGGCGCGAGGCCGCCGTGCGGCTCCTGCAATTCCATGGTGCTCAACTTTCGTCGACCACGTCTCCTTAA